The Pseudonocardia broussonetiae DNA segment TCGTTCAAGCCGCGCGGTGCGTTCCACAAGCTGCTGGGGCTGTCCGACGCCGAGCGCGCGGCCGGCGTCGTCGCGGTCAGCGGCGGCAACCACGGGCTCGCCGTCGCCGACACCGCGGGCGCGCTCGGCGTCGCCGCGACGATCGTCATGCCGGAGTCCGTGCCCGCGCGGGCGGTGCAGCTGTGCCGCGCCGCCGGCGCCGACGTCCGGCTCACCCCGGACATGTCCGGCGCGTTCGCCCTGCTCGACGAGCTGGTGGCGGGCGGGATGACGCTGCTGCACCCGTTCGACGACCGCGAGGTCGTGGCCGCGCAGGGCACGGTGGGCCTGGAGTTCGCAGCCGCGGCACCGGGCGTCACCGACGTCCTGGTGAGCATCGGCGGCGGCGCCCTGATCTCCGGGGTCGCCACCGCGTTCCCCGGGGTCCGGGTGTGGGGCGTGGAGACCGAGGGCGCCGACGCCATGACCCGCGCACTCGCCGCGGGGGCGCCGGTGCCGATCGCGCCGACGTCGATCGTCTCGACGCTCTCGGCCCCCCACGTCTCGCAGCTCACGCTCGACCACGTGCGCGAGCGGGTGGAGGAGGTGCTGGTGGTGTCCGACGCCGACGCCGTGCGCGGCACCCTCACCCTCGCCGAGCAGGCCAAGGTCTGGGCGGAGCCGGCCGCGGGGTGCCTGGTGGCGGCCGCCGGCGCGGTGCTCGACCGGGTGGGGTCCGATGCACACCTGGGGCTGGTGGTGTGCGGCGGGAACGTGACGGTGGAGTCGTTGGCGGGGTGGACGGAGCGGTACACGGCCACCCCCTTCCCGGACCGGGCTGGGGTGCGCTGACGGTTCGCGTCCCTCGCCGGGTCTGGCCGCGTCGGAGCGCTGTGGTGGTGACCGTGATCCCGCGGAACGGCAGCGGGCGGTTGGTCGGCCATCCGCGTACGCCTGGTCGTGCGCGGGAGGCCACGAGGTGCGCACGTCCACGTCCGGCCTTGGGCCGGCGGCCACGAGGTGCGCGCCGGACACGGCCGCACCGGCCCGCGCACCGGGTTCGTATGCCGCACACAGGCTGCAGCCGGTGTGTCGACGATGCGCTCGGTGTGCGGGGACGGCGGGAGGAGCGGCTGCGAGGGGTCTGCCGCACCCCCGGGTGTGGGACTCGTTCCCGCGGGCCGTGACGGCTCCCGCGCGCTGAACCGGCTCCCGCCTGCACCGGCTCCCGCGCTGCACCGGCTCCCGCGCTGCACCGGCTCCCGCGCGCCGAGACGGCTCCCGCGCACCGAACCGGCTCCCGCGCGGCCCCGGGAGCGTGCGGGAACGTGAAACGTGCGCGGGAGTCGGGAACGCGCGCGTGAAGCCTGAGCCGCCGGCCCGCGTCCGCACGCACCGGTGCTGCCGCGTTCCGCGGAACGCGATGCGCCCGCCGATCAAGGGCGGATGGTCGCTCGTGGATCACCGACCACGACCATCTGCCTTGATCACCGGCGCAAGGGGGTCGCAAGCGGCCCGGCGGCGCGGCGCGGCACCGGGCTGGGCAGCGTCGCTGCGGCAGGGGCCGGCCGGTCGATGCGGGCCGGGCGGAGCGCCCCACGCCCGACCCCCACCGACGCACACCACAACCACCACGGGATGGGCGTGACGGGTGCGGGTGTTGGGGTGGGTGTGCGTACCGAGGTCGTCGTCATCGGGGCCGGGCAGGCCGGGTTGTCGGCCGCGTCCGGGCTCGCCCGGGCCGGGGCCGATTTCGTCGTGCTGGACGGCGAGGACGGGCCCGGTGGGGCGTGGCGGCACCGCTGGCCCACCCTCCGCGTCGACGACGCCCACCGCATCCACGACCTCCCCGGCCTGCACTTCGACCCCGCCGACCCCACGCGGCCCGCGGCGGAGGTCGTGCCGGAGTACTTCGGCGACTACGAGCGCGAGTTCGGGCTGGCCGTCGAGCGGCCGGTGCACGTCCTCGGGGTCCACGACGCCGATCCGGACCTGCGCGTCGAGACCGACCGCGGCACCTGGACCACCCGCGCGCTGATCAACGCCACCGGCACCTGGACCCGCCCGTTCGTGCCCCGCTACCCCGGCACCTTCGACGGCCGGCAGCTGCACACCGCCGACTACCGCGGGCCCGCCGGGATGGCCGGGAAGCGCGTGGTCGTCGTCGGCGGCGGCACCTCGGCGGTGCAGCTGCTGATCGAGATCGCGGCCGTCGCCGCCGACACGCTGTGGGTGACGCGTCGCCCGCCGGTCTTCTCCGACGACACCTTCGACGGCCGCGCCGCCGTCGCCCGCGTCGAGGAGCGGGTGCGGGCGGGGCTGGCGCCGGGCAGCGTCGTGTCGGTGACCGGGCTGCTGCGGACGTCCGCCGTCCGCGCCGCCGAGGAGGCGGGTGTGCTCGACCGGCGGCCGGTGTTCGACCGTCTCGTGCCCGGGGGCGTCGCCTGGGACGACGGCACGACCTACGACGCCGACGTCATCCTCTGGGCCACGGGCTGGCGGGCCGCGCTAGGTCACCTCGCGCCGCTGCACCTGCGCGGGCCGGGTGGCGGGATCGTCATGGACGGCACGCGGGTGGTCGCCGACCCGCGCATCCACCTCGTCGGCTACGGCCCCAGCGCCAGCACGATCGGTGCCAACCGCGCCGGCCGCACCGCGGCGCGGGAGGTGCTGACCCGGCTGGCGGCGGTCGCGTGACGACGCTCGCCGGCCTCCTCTGCGACGCCGCCGACGGCCGCTTCCCGCCGTCGGACGGCGGCTGGGTACGGGTGCCGCCGTGGCGCGCGGGTGTCGGGGCGGTGCTGGCGTTCACCGGGTTCGCGGTGCTGGCGGTCGACGGCCCGCTGCCCCGTCAGGTCGACGGGTTCGGCGGCGCGCACGACCCGCGCCTGATCACCGCGCTGGCCGGGCCGGACGGCTGGATCGACAGCCTCGACGCGCTGCTCGTCGCCCGCGGCACCGGCGGCCCGCCCGCCCTGCGCGCCCGGAACGACCTCGCCGACCACCCGCGCGCCGCCTTCGCCCGGGCCGTCCGCGACGACGTCCGCGTGCTGGGCCGGGCCGACGGCGACGACGTCGCCGTGCTCGGCCGCGGGATCGCCGGGCTGGCCGAGCTGAGCATGGAGGTGCCGGCCGGGCGTCGCGGCGGCGCCGGCCGGGCACTGGTGCGCGACGCCCTCACGTGCGTGCCGGACGGCGAGGTCGTGGTCGCGGCGGTGGCGCCGGGCAACGCGGCCAGCCTGCGGGCGCTGCTGGCGGCGGGGTTCGTGCCGATCGGGTCGTCGCAGCTGTTCCGCCGCGCACCGGCGCCCTGAGACGCCCGGCTGCGGCTCGCCCGGTTGCAGCAAGGCCACCTTCACGCCATGAACCGTCCACAAGGTGGCCTTGCTGCAACTCTTCGGGGGGCGGAGCGCCGGAAGGACTAGCCGTCCGTCCGCACCTCACTGCCGTCCTGACCCCACCGGGTGTGGAACTTGCCCTCGGCGTCGGTGCGCAGGTAGGTGTGCGCGCCGAAGTAGTCGCGCAGGCCCTGGATGAGGTTGGCCGGGCCGCGCTCGCGGCGGTAGCCGTCGTAGTAGCTCAGCGAGCTCGCGAACGCCGGGATCGCCACGCCCTGCTGCGTCGCCGTCACCACCACCCGCCGCCACGCGTCCTGCGCGTTCGCGACGGCCTCGGTGAAGTAGGGCACCATCAGCAGGTTGTCGATGTCGGGGTGCTCGGCGTAGGCGTCGCGGATCCGGTTGAGGAACTGCGCGCGGATGATGCAGCCGCCGCGCCAGATCGTGGCCATGGCGCCGAGGTCGAGGTCCCAGCCGTTGGCCAGCGAGGCCGCCCGCATCTGCGCGAAGCCCTGCGCGTAGGCCACGACCTTCGAGGCGTAGAGCGCCTGGCGGATGTCGTCGACGAGGCCGTCGGGGCCCTCGCCGGGGACGGGGCCGGCCAGCGTGGCCGCCGCCGCCCTGCGCTCGTCGCGCAGCGCCGAGAGCCCGCGGGCGAACACCGCCTCGGTGATGCCGGTGAGCGGCACGCCCAGGCCCAGGGCGTCGACGGCGGTCCAGGTGCCGGTGCCCTTCTGCTCGGCCTGGTCGACGATCACGTCGACGAGCGGGCCGCCCGTCCGCTCGTCGGTCTTGCCGAGCACCTTCGCGGTGATCTCGATGAGGAACGACTCGAGGTCGCCGGTGTTCCACTCCTCGAAGATCTTCGCGATGGCCGGGGCGTCGAGCCCGCCGACGTGCGTGAGCAGGTCGTAGGCCTCGGCGATGAGCTGGATGTCGGCGTACTCGATGCCGTTGTGGACCATCTTGACGTAGTGCCCGGCGCCGTCGGGTCCGACGTGGACGCAGCACGGCGTGCCGTCGACGACCGCGGCGATCGACGTCAGGACCTCCTCGACCTCCGCGTAGGCCGAGGGGTCGCCGCCGGGCATGATGCTCGGCCCGAGCAGCGCGCCCTCCTCGCCGCCGGACACGCCGATGCCCATGAAGCGCAGCCCGTTGGCGGCGCACTCCTCGGTGCGGCGCTTGGTGTCCGGGAAGTGCGAGTTGCCGGCGTCGATGATGATGTCGCCCTCGTCGAGCAGCGGCGTGAGCTCGGAGATCACGGCGTCGACGGGCTTGCCCGCCTTCACCATGACGATGATCCGGCGCGGCTTCTCCAGCGCGGCGACGAACTCCTCCGTCGTCTCGGCGGCGGTGAACTCGCCCTCGCTGCCGTAGGCCTCCATGAACTCGCGGGTCTTCGCCGTCGTGCGGTTGTGCACGGCGATCGGCACCCCGCGCCGGGCGATGTTGCGGGCCAGGTTCGCCCCCATGACGGCCAGGCCGGTGACCCCGATGCGACTGCTCACAACTCTCCTCACGACGACGGACGATCGGCACTCCGGAGCCATACTGCTGTCTCGGGAGCCCGAAAACAGCAGGCCGGCTCCGAAGTGCCGATGAACACCCTAGAGCGACGCCACCGCGGGGATGATCTCCTTGCCGATCAGCTCCAGGCGCTCGGGCTTCCACACCTCGGGGACCCAACCGTGGGCCTCGTTGATGCCGAGCGCGGCCAGGCCCTGGAGCTGCGTGAGCAGGGCGTCGACCTTCTCGCCCTTCTCCCCCGCGTCCAGCGGGAACATCACCGTCTTCTCGATGGAGTCGTAGTCGCGCCCGACGTCGGCGCAGTGCCCGCGCAGGATCTCGAGCTTGCGCTCCAGGTCCGGTCCGGCGAACAGGTTGCAGGCGTCGGCGTACTGCGCGACCAGGCGCAGGGTCTTCTTCTCCCCGCCGCCGCCGATGAGGATCGGCGGGCGCCGCAGCGGCGCCGGCGTGTTCAGCGTCCGGCCGAGCCGGTAGTGCTTGCCCTCGTAGGGCGCGTCGCCCTCGGCCCACATCTGCAGGCAGATCTGCAGGGTCTCCTCGAGGCGCTCGAACCGCTCGGCCGTGCCGGGGAACGGCAGCCCCAGCCCGATGGCCTCCTCGTCGTTCCACGCGGCGCCGATGCCGAGCCACGCGCGGCCCTTCGACAGGACGTCGAGGGTCGTCACGAGCTTGGCCAGCATGCCCGGCTCGCGGTAGGTGACGGCGGTGACCCAGGCCAGCAGCTGGACGCGCTCGGTGCGCGCCGCGATGTAGCCCAGCGTCGTGTAAGCCTCCAGCATGTCGTTCTCGATCGGGCCGACGGGCCGGATCTGCCAGACGTGGTCCATGACGCTCACGCGGGCGAAACCGGCCTCCTCGGCCGCCACGACGACGCGCGTCAGGTCGTCGGCGAGCCCGGCGGGCCCGCTCGGGTAGGTGAAGTCCGCGACGTGCAGACCGATCTCCACGGTGCTCTCTCTTCCGCGGCCGCCACGCACGACCGCCCGTCACCGACGCTAGACCCGACCGCGAGGCGGTGCCTGGGAGCGTCGATCCCACCCTCGCGACGGCGCAGCGTTCCGCCATCCGGTACGGCGCACTCCCCTCCTGCGGCGGGCGCGCCGTAGCGTGCGCGACGTGGCGGACTACGAAGTGGTGCTCCTGCGGCACGGTGAGACGCTCGGCTACGACGGCGACCTCGGGCTCACCCCGCTCGGCGAGCAGCAGGCCCGCCAGCGCGGCGCCGCGCTCGCCAAGGAGATCGATCCGGGCACGACCGTCCGCATGCCGCACGCGCGCACCGCGCGGGCCATCGCGACAGCCGTCGGGCTGCGGGAGGCGCTGGTCGAGGGCGGGGTCGAGCCCGAGCCGCTGCACCCCGACCCGTGGTTCGACAACCTGCGCCACTCGCTGCACGGCCGGGGCGTCGACGCGTCCACGGCCGTCGCCGAGCGGCTGGCGCTGACCGGCGACCTGCCCGACTGGGCGCGCGAGTACGACCGCTTCGACTCCGACTACCGCTCCGTCGCCGCGGCGGGCGGCCCGATCGAGTACTGGCTGCACAACCCGACGCTGTACTTCGAGCCGCCGCACGTCGCCGCGCACCGGTTCTGGCGCGGCATCGCCGAGGCCCGCGACGACACCGTCGACGACCTGCTCGTCGTCGTCGCCACGCACTCGGCGCCGATGCGCGCGTTCATGGCCACCACGCTGGGCCACGATCCGGGCGAGCCGCACAACCTCGAGGACATCCGCGTGCGCGTGCGCCCCGACGACACCACCGAGGTCGTCTTCCGCGGCACGACCACCGCGATGGTCGTGCCGCCGCACCTGCCCCCGTGGATCGACCGCGCCTGGTTCGAGTCGTTCGGGCGCTAGCTCAGATGTTCATGGCCTCCGGCGGGCGCCCGGGCGGGACGCTGCCCGCGCCGGGGGCGTCGCTCGTCGCCACCGGGGCGTCGAGGCCGAGGGTGTAGGCCGTCATCGACAGCGACCCGTAGGCGTACCCGTCGACGAGCACGTCGGTGCCGCTCCCGGACGCCGCGCCGAGCCCGGCCAGGTAGAGCAGCGGGATGAAGTGGTCCGGGGTGGGCACGGCGAGGTCGAAGTCGCGCGAGCCGGTGATCCCGGGCAGGGCGTCGGGCGAGCCCGTCATCGTGGCGCGGGCGGCGTCGTCGAAGCGCTGCGCCCAGTCGAAGCCCTCGTCGCGGCGGCGCGGGTCCATGCCGCCGAGGTTGTGCACGACGTTGCCGCTGCCGACGACCAGCACGCCGCTCTCGCGCAGCGGGGCGAGCCGCGCGCCGAGCTCGAGGTGCTGGTCGAAGGACTTGCCGGCGTCGATCGACAGCTGCACCACGGGCACGTCGGCCTCGGGGAACATGTGCGCCAGCACCGACCACGTGCCGTGGTCGATGCCCCAGCTGTCGACGTCCTGGCCGACCCACGTCGGCTTGGCGATCTCCTCGACCTCCGCCGCCACCTCGGGAGCGCCGGGCGCGGGGTAGTCGAAGGCGAACAGGTCGCCGGCGAAGCCGAAGAAGTCGTGGATCGTGCGCGGTCGCGGCATCGCCGTGACGGCGGTGGCACCGATGTACCAGTGCGCCGACACGACGAGCACCGCGCGCGGCCGGGGCAGGGCCGCCCCGAGCGCGCGCCAGGACTCGGTGTAGCGGTTGGACTCGAGAGCGTTCATCGGGCTGCCGTGCCCGACGAACGCCGCCGGCATGGTGGTCATGCTCAGGCAGGGTAGGCGAAGCGGAGCACCGCGAGGACCAGCGAGAGGACGCCCAGCACCAGCGGCGGCACGAACGGCTCCTTGCGCCGGACGTGCACGACGACCGCACCGGCCATGACCAGCGCCAGGCCGATCGCGGCGACCGGCACCAGCCAGGTCGCGATGCCGGTGACCGCCGGCAGGATGAGCCCGATCGCCCCGAGCACCTCGAGGACGCCGATGCCCTTCACGGCGGAGTCGGAGAAGTCCTCGGCGAAGCCCATGCCCGACGCCACGAGGGCGGGCCGCGGGCGGGCGAGCTTCATGCCGCCGGCGCCGAGGAAGGCGAGGGCGAGGACGATCTGCAGGATCCAGGCGACGACGGTCACGGTGCGCTCCCAGCGCTCGGACGGACTTGAGTTCTCAAGCAACGTAGCGCAAACAACTTGAACATTGAAGCACTGAGGCCGTTCCGTGACCGGTGGCGCATGATGATCACGTGGTCGCGATCCTGCTGGCGCTCGGCACCGCCCTCGCCTACGGCGTCGCGAACTACCTCGCGCCGGTGCTGGGCCGCCGGATGCCGCTCGCGGCCGTCGCGCTGGGCAGCCAGGTCGCCGGGCTCGCCGTCTCGGTGCTGCTGACGCTCGGCGCCGATCTGACGATGACCGGCCCCGGCCTGGCCTACGCGGTGGTCGCCGGCGCGGCCAACTCCGGCGCGCTCGCCTGCTTCTACCGCGCGGGCCGCACCGGCAACCTCAGCGTGCTGTCCCCCATCACGGCGAGCGGCGCCGTCGTGCCCGTCGTCGTGGGGCTGGTGGCGGGCGACCGGCCCGGCCCGTGGCAGCTCGTCGGCATCCCGGTGGTCCTGGTCGGGATCGTGCTGGCCGCCCGCCGCGGCGGGTCGAGCTCGGGCGGCCGCACCGAGGGCCTCGGCTGGGCCCTGGCCGCGGCCGTCCTGTTCGGCACGTTCCTCGCCACCTACGCCGGTGCGGCCGCCGACTCCTCGCCCGGAGCGCTGGTGTGGTCGCGCGTCGCGCTCGTCGTGACGACCGGGGTGGGGGTCGTGCTGCTGCGCGCCCCGGTCCGGGTGGGGGCGCGCGACGGCGCGCTCGTCCTCGTCCCCGGCCTGCTGCTGGCCCTGGGCACGTTCGCGTTCGGCGAGGCCACCCGCACCGGGCTGCTCAGCGTGGTCTCGGTGATCGCCACGCTCAACCCGGTCGTCACGGTCGTGCTCGCGTTCGTGCTGCTGCGCGAGCGGCCGTCCGGGCTGCAGCGGGCGGGTGCCGCGCTGGCGCTGGCCGGGATCGTGCTGCTCGCGTCGGGCTAGCTGCTCGCGTGGGGCCGGCTGCTCGCGTCGGGCCTGCTGCTCGCGTCGGGCGGGCTCAGAACGCCGGCCAGGGGATGGCCGGGCCGTACCCGGTGGGCTCCGGGAAGCGCGGCTCGGCGAGCAGGGCGTCGACGCGGGAGGACAGGGTGCGCACCTCGCGGCGCGTGACGTGCTCGCCCAGGACGTCGGCGAAGCTCCCGTCGAGCTCGGCGCGCAGCTTCTCCAGCGACTCGACGACGTCGCCGGGCAGCGGCTCGCCGACCCAGCCCCACAGGACCGTGCGCAGCTTGTCCTCGACGTGCAGCGTCAGGCCGTGGTCAACGCCGTAGAGGTACCCGTCGGTGCCGGCCAGCACATGCCCGCCCTTGCGGTCGGCGTTGTTGACGACGACGTCGAACGCCGCCATCCGCCGCAGCGCCGGGGTGTCGGCGTGCACGAGGACGGCGGGCTCGCCGCGGTCGCCGCGGGCGCGCAGCACGCCGATCCAGCCGTCGGGGACCTTCTTCGGCGAGCAGACGTCGACGAGCGCGCGCTCGTCGTCGGTGTCGACCCAGGCCTGCACCATCCCGGGGCCGAACGGGCCCTCGCGCAGCAGCGTCGGCGGCACGACGTCGAACCCGGCCGCCTCGGAGACCAGGTAGGAGCCGACCTCACGACCGGCGAGCGTGCCGTCGGGGAAGTCCCAGAGCGGGCGCTCGCCGCGGACCGGCTTGTAGACGCACTTCGCCTCGACCCCGTCGGCGCTGACCGTGCCGAACAGCGTGGCGTTGGAGGCGTCGACGAGGCGACCGGTGATCTCGATGCGGCCGTGGCGGAGCAGCTCCGGCACCGCCGGGTCGCGGGCCGAGGAGGAGGTTCCGGTCACCGAGGTGCGGCCTCAGTCGCCGGCGGGTGTGCGCTGGCGGTAGCCGTTGAGCCGCACGCAGACGTGACCTTCGGGGTCGAGGGCCTCGGCGCACAGCGGGCACGGCGGGCGCCCGGCGGAGACGACCTTCTCGGCGCGGTCGGCGAACGCCTGCGCCTGGGTCGGGGAGAGGAACACGCGCAGCGCGTCGGGGCCCTCGTCGGTGTCGTCGAGCACGACCGACTCGTCGACCTCCTCCTCGCTCACCGCGAGGAGCTCGACGACGACCGACTTCGAGTCGGCGTCCCAGCCCAGGCCCATCGTGCCGACGCGGAACTCCTCCTCGAGCGGCACGGCGAGCGGGTCGAGGTCGGTGCCGTCGGCCGGG contains these protein-coding regions:
- the ygiD gene encoding 4,5-DOPA dioxygenase extradiol produces the protein MTTMPAAFVGHGSPMNALESNRYTESWRALGAALPRPRAVLVVSAHWYIGATAVTAMPRPRTIHDFFGFAGDLFAFDYPAPGAPEVAAEVEEIAKPTWVGQDVDSWGIDHGTWSVLAHMFPEADVPVVQLSIDAGKSFDQHLELGARLAPLRESGVLVVGSGNVVHNLGGMDPRRRDEGFDWAQRFDDAARATMTGSPDALPGITGSRDFDLAVPTPDHFIPLLYLAGLGAASGSGTDVLVDGYAYGSLSMTAYTLGLDAPVATSDAPGAGSVPPGRPPEAMNI
- a CDS encoding DoxX family protein, yielding MTVVAWILQIVLALAFLGAGGMKLARPRPALVASGMGFAEDFSDSAVKGIGVLEVLGAIGLILPAVTGIATWLVPVAAIGLALVMAGAVVVHVRRKEPFVPPLVLGVLSLVLAVLRFAYPA
- a CDS encoding N-acetyltransferase, which codes for MTTLAGLLCDAADGRFPPSDGGWVRVPPWRAGVGAVLAFTGFAVLAVDGPLPRQVDGFGGAHDPRLITALAGPDGWIDSLDALLVARGTGGPPALRARNDLADHPRAAFARAVRDDVRVLGRADGDDVAVLGRGIAGLAELSMEVPAGRRGGAGRALVRDALTCVPDGEVVVAAVAPGNAASLRALLAAGFVPIGSSQLFRRAPAP
- a CDS encoding SCO1664 family protein; this translates as MTGTSSSARDPAVPELLRHGRIEITGRLVDASNATLFGTVSADGVEAKCVYKPVRGERPLWDFPDGTLAGREVGSYLVSEAAGFDVVPPTLLREGPFGPGMVQAWVDTDDERALVDVCSPKKVPDGWIGVLRARGDRGEPAVLVHADTPALRRMAAFDVVVNNADRKGGHVLAGTDGYLYGVDHGLTLHVEDKLRTVLWGWVGEPLPGDVVESLEKLRAELDGSFADVLGEHVTRREVRTLSSRVDALLAEPRFPEPTGYGPAIPWPAF
- a CDS encoding DUF3090 domain-containing protein; amino-acid sequence: MSRVIHVFRQPERFVAGTVGEPGDRSFYLQAIEDSRTISVLLEKQQVSVLAERIAALLEEVNRRFGDDGPAGPADGTDLDPLAVPLEEEFRVGTMGLGWDADSKSVVVELLAVSEEEVDESVVLDDTDEGPDALRVFLSPTQAQAFADRAEKVVSAGRPPCPLCAEALDPEGHVCVRLNGYRQRTPAGD
- a CDS encoding flavin-containing monooxygenase is translated as MGVTGAGVGVGVRTEVVVIGAGQAGLSAASGLARAGADFVVLDGEDGPGGAWRHRWPTLRVDDAHRIHDLPGLHFDPADPTRPAAEVVPEYFGDYEREFGLAVERPVHVLGVHDADPDLRVETDRGTWTTRALINATGTWTRPFVPRYPGTFDGRQLHTADYRGPAGMAGKRVVVVGGGTSAVQLLIEIAAVAADTLWVTRRPPVFSDDTFDGRAAVARVEERVRAGLAPGSVVSVTGLLRTSAVRAAEEAGVLDRRPVFDRLVPGGVAWDDGTTYDADVILWATGWRAALGHLAPLHLRGPGGGIVMDGTRVVADPRIHLVGYGPSASTIGANRAGRTAAREVLTRLAAVA
- the gndA gene encoding NADP-dependent phosphogluconate dehydrogenase produces the protein MSSRIGVTGLAVMGANLARNIARRGVPIAVHNRTTAKTREFMEAYGSEGEFTAAETTEEFVAALEKPRRIIVMVKAGKPVDAVISELTPLLDEGDIIIDAGNSHFPDTKRRTEECAANGLRFMGIGVSGGEEGALLGPSIMPGGDPSAYAEVEEVLTSIAAVVDGTPCCVHVGPDGAGHYVKMVHNGIEYADIQLIAEAYDLLTHVGGLDAPAIAKIFEEWNTGDLESFLIEITAKVLGKTDERTGGPLVDVIVDQAEQKGTGTWTAVDALGLGVPLTGITEAVFARGLSALRDERRAAAATLAGPVPGEGPDGLVDDIRQALYASKVVAYAQGFAQMRAASLANGWDLDLGAMATIWRGGCIIRAQFLNRIRDAYAEHPDIDNLLMVPYFTEAVANAQDAWRRVVVTATQQGVAIPAFASSLSYYDGYRRERGPANLIQGLRDYFGAHTYLRTDAEGKFHTRWGQDGSEVRTDG
- a CDS encoding DMT family transporter, which encodes MVAILLALGTALAYGVANYLAPVLGRRMPLAAVALGSQVAGLAVSVLLTLGADLTMTGPGLAYAVVAGAANSGALACFYRAGRTGNLSVLSPITASGAVVPVVVGLVAGDRPGPWQLVGIPVVLVGIVLAARRGGSSSGGRTEGLGWALAAAVLFGTFLATYAGAAADSSPGALVWSRVALVVTTGVGVVLLRAPVRVGARDGALVLVPGLLLALGTFAFGEATRTGLLSVVSVIATLNPVVTVVLAFVLLRERPSGLQRAGAALALAGIVLLASG
- a CDS encoding histidine phosphatase family protein — translated: MADYEVVLLRHGETLGYDGDLGLTPLGEQQARQRGAALAKEIDPGTTVRMPHARTARAIATAVGLREALVEGGVEPEPLHPDPWFDNLRHSLHGRGVDASTAVAERLALTGDLPDWAREYDRFDSDYRSVAAAGGPIEYWLHNPTLYFEPPHVAAHRFWRGIAEARDDTVDDLLVVVATHSAPMRAFMATTLGHDPGEPHNLEDIRVRVRPDDTTEVVFRGTTTAMVVPPHLPPWIDRAWFESFGR
- a CDS encoding threonine ammonia-lyase — encoded protein: MSDLISIDDIAVAADRIDGHVVRTPTVPSPGLSGHLGVPVTLKLELLQRTGSFKPRGAFHKLLGLSDAERAAGVVAVSGGNHGLAVADTAGALGVAATIVMPESVPARAVQLCRAAGADVRLTPDMSGAFALLDELVAGGMTLLHPFDDREVVAAQGTVGLEFAAAAPGVTDVLVSIGGGALISGVATAFPGVRVWGVETEGADAMTRALAAGAPVPIAPTSIVSTLSAPHVSQLTLDHVRERVEEVLVVSDADAVRGTLTLAEQAKVWAEPAAGCLVAAAGAVLDRVGSDAHLGLVVCGGNVTVESLAGWTERYTATPFPDRAGVR
- a CDS encoding LLM class F420-dependent oxidoreductase — its product is MEIGLHVADFTYPSGPAGLADDLTRVVVAAEEAGFARVSVMDHVWQIRPVGPIENDMLEAYTTLGYIAARTERVQLLAWVTAVTYREPGMLAKLVTTLDVLSKGRAWLGIGAAWNDEEAIGLGLPFPGTAERFERLEETLQICLQMWAEGDAPYEGKHYRLGRTLNTPAPLRRPPILIGGGGEKKTLRLVAQYADACNLFAGPDLERKLEILRGHCADVGRDYDSIEKTVMFPLDAGEKGEKVDALLTQLQGLAALGINEAHGWVPEVWKPERLELIGKEIIPAVASL